Proteins from a genomic interval of Benincasa hispida cultivar B227 chromosome 7, ASM972705v1, whole genome shotgun sequence:
- the LOC120080857 gene encoding NAC domain-containing protein 2-like codes for MKEKNCSTELPPGFRFHPTDEELIMFYLRNQATSKPCPVSIIPEVDIYKFDPWDLPEKADSGENEWYFFSPRDRKYPNGVRPNRAAVSGYWKATGTDKAIYSASKYVGVKKALVFYKGKPPKGVKTDWIMHEYRLIESNKQSIKQSGSMRLDDWVLCRIYKKRHSNKGLLEEKTEELPTRNDVTEGNNGQQMMKFPRTFSITHLLDLDYLGPISQLFNDNSSINPTLGFQNNTAAYTNVGKIEQGEMPLDYSSASTDFQVNQNNNFFNQAIFINPANDWNGLSR; via the exons ATGAAGGAGAAAAACTGCAGTACTGAGCTTCCCCCCGGCTTCAGATTTCACCCAACTGATGAAGAATTGATCATGTTTTACCTCAGAAACCAAGCCACTTCCAAGCCATGTCCTGTTTCCATAATCCCTGAAGTTGATATCTACAAATTCGATCCTTGGGATTTGCCTG AGAAGGCTGATTCTGGTGAAAATGAATGGTACTTCTTCAGCCCAAGAGACCGAAAATACCCGAACGGTGTTCGGCCGAATCGAGCGGCGGTATCGGGTTATTGGAAGGCGACCGGAACCGATAAGGCGATTTACAGTGCATCAAAGTATGTTGGAGTAAAGAAAGCTTTAGTTTTTTACAAAGGGAAGCCACCAAAAGGTGTTAAAACTGATTGGATTATGCATGAGTATCGTTTGATTGAATCAAACAAGCAATCAATCAAACAATCAGGGTCCATGAGA TTGGATGATTGGGTTTTGTGTAGAATTTACAAGAAGAGACATTCAAACAAAGGGTTATTAGAGGAGAAAACAGAGGAATTACCAACAAGAAACGACGTCACAGAAGGCAATAATGGACAACAAATGATGAAATTTCCAAGGACTTTTTCAATAACCCATCTCTTGGATTTGGATTATTTAGGCCCAATTTCTCAGCTTTTCAATGACAATTCAAGTATTAACCCAACTCTTGGGTTTCAAAACAACACTGCAGCTTATACAAATGTTGGCAAAATAGAGCAAGGGGAAATGCCATTAGATTACTCCTCTGCTTCAACAGATTTTCAAGTGAATCAGAACAACAATTTCTTTAATCAAGCCATATTCATCAATCCTGCCAACGATTGGAATGGTTTGAGCcgatga
- the LOC120081222 gene encoding casparian strip membrane protein 1-like — translation MAKAKSESGDQVPLGSKFSNPIGEGAQRGLAIVDLVLRVMAIMATLSSAVVMGTANQTLPFSTQSSQFKANYKDLPMFMFFVLANSLVCGYLFLSLPLSIFQIMEVASVTPRLILLIFDMMAMVLGTAGASTAASTVYLAYRGNAAANWVSFCTQFDSFCRHISGSLIGSFVAILTFMFLIIIYVIAMLRRSS, via the exons ATGGCGAAGGCAAAATCAGAGAGTGGAGATCAAGTTCCTCTGGGTTCAAAATTTAGCAATCCAATTGGAGAAGGAGCTCAGAGAGGGCTAGCCATTGTGGACTTAGTGCTGAGAGTAATGGCAATCATGGCAACCCTGAGTAGTGCAGTAGTAATGGGCACAGCCAATCAAACTCTGCCATTTTCAACACAATCTTCACAATTCAAAGCCAACTATAAAGATCTTCCTATGTTTAT GTTCTTTGTGCTTGCAAATTCCCTAGTTTGTGGCTATCTCTTTCTATCTCTTCCTCTATCCATCTTCCAAATTATGGAAGTTGCTTCAGTCACTCCAAGGCTTATTTTGCTCATCTTTGACAtg ATGGCAATGGTGCTTGGAACCGCTGGCGCTTCAACGGCAGCGTCTACAGTCTACTTGGCGTATCGAGGCAATGCTGCGGCCAATTGGGTTTCGTTTTGCACTCAATTCGACTCTTTTTGTCGACATATTTCTGGATCTTTGATTGGCTCTTTTGTTGCAATCCTtacttttatgtttttaataattatttatgttaTAGCTATGCTTCGACGCTCATCATGA